The genome window cattctttttagcaggtaaaatctaaattctgaaatgtcaggatgtaaaatctaaacactccaAAACTTCAgagggtaaaatctaaattctgaaactttgggatgtaaaatctaaacattcCAAAACTTTAGtagtgtaatttacaatttaccaaTCTCATTTTTAATGTTACATGACAACAACTGGAGATTGCTACTATTGAGTTTTCTTTGGGATACAAGTATGACACATGAGCCGGTTTTATTTCAAGCGGGAAGCTTCTCAATCTCGGTGACAACTGACAACAACTAGAGTTGCtacaattgatttttctttcggATAAGTGTGATCACACTTAATTTCTACCTTGATTTAgacaacaatattattattgaaCAAAGATGTGCCATGAGCCAGCTGCAATTTTATTTCAATCGGCTGAAGCTTTTCAATCGAGTTACATATTTGCAagattaaaatgacaaaaataaaagataaaggtCTAAAATGACTATTACCCAAACTTTTAAAAGAGCTTTTATAGCCTTTTTGCATAATATacaaagagaacaaaagaaaaatgaacatCTGAAACCAATGTCCTCCTTGGAAAAATTCAAACCATCCTCAATCTATGTGATTATGGTTGGGTTATTGATTGCTTCAACTATCATCATTTAAGAAAGTTCCTTGAACAAGTAAACCGCTTCTCAAAGTCGTCGGTTTCTATTATGACTAATGCTAAAAATACaaatgtttttataaaaaaatttacaaactactTATGTGATAAGTagttattagtaaataaaaaaatgatattaatagtTGATTTAggtgaaaaccaataaaaagttatatGATCTCactaatattttgtaaaaatattgtaaaatagtttgtaacgaTAACATTACTATTTTGTAGAGCTTCATTGAGCAAGATGCTTATAAAAGGAAAGCTCTTAGCAACACATTTAGGACCACGAACTACTGAGGCAACGTGATCTTTTGCAAATAAGAAAAGAGATTACTCAATACTAAGTAATTCGTGTGCCAATATGATGAAGGTTGAGGTCACTATCATTTCAAAAGAAACAATCAAACCATCTTCACTAACATTGCACCATCTGAAACCCTACAAACTCACCCTCTTGGATCAGGTCACTCCTGCAACTTATGTTCCCACAGTCTTCTTCTACCCCATGACCAATCTCAATCTCGACATGTCCCAAATTATTGCACAGCTTAAAACTTCCTTGTCAGTCACCCTCAATATCTTTTACCCATTTTCTGGGAACATAAAAGACAACCTTTTCATCCATGAATTTGACACGGGTGTTCCCTTTCTGGAAGCTCGTGTTAATTGTTCCATGTCTGAGTTCCTTAAGCACCTAGAAACAGACTTATTGAGTCTATTTGTTCCGTACCATGCCTTTTGCAAGGGAACAAATACCACTATAGGTCAAATGGCTGTTCAGTTGAACCTCTTTGATTGTGGTGGAATAGCAATCGGGTTGAGCTGCTCACATAAGGTTGCAGATGCATCAACTGCGAGTATTTTCCTTCATTCTTGGGCTGCCACCTTTACTAGGTCTCCAGAAAAAGTTATACATCCAAATTTTTTTGAGGGATCAATCATGTTTCCCCCAAGAGATTCACTTCCACAAAAGTATATAGCTACAATGGAAAACTTGTGGTTCAAAGAAGGTGATTATGTTACGAGAAGGTTTGTGTTCCATGAAAAAGCAATAGCCACTCTGAGGTCCAAAGCGAAAAGCGAACTAGTTCCAAAACCAACACGCACGGAGGCATTGACATGTTTCATTTGGAAACACTGCATGGCAGCTTCTAAAGCCAAATCAGTTGGGCTGAAAAATAAATCCATGACCATACTGGTCCAAGCAGTGAACTTGAGGACACGAATGAAGCCACACTTGTCAGATGCTTCTACTGGAAATATATTTTGGTGGGCACCCGCTGCAGTTGATTTGGCTATGGAAGAGAAAGAGTTGCATGAATTGGTGGGCCTTGTAAACGAATCCATCGCAGGGTTTGATAGCGATAGTGCGGACAGTTTGCAAGGAGATGAAGGTTTTTTGGCTTTCTCCAATGTCTTTGACCAATTAGAAGATATGTTTTCTGCAGAACCAAAACCAGATGTTTGTGCGGTTACATGCTGGCTTAGGTTTTTTAACGATATTGATTTTGGTTGGGGGAAGCCATTTTGGGTTGGTATTATGGGTAAAGTCGGCCCTGCATTtagaaatttaataatattcagTGAAACCCCATGGGGTGATGGGACTGAGGCATGGGTGACCctggaagagaaagaaatggcTATATTGGAGAATGATCCTGAATTTCTTGCATGTGCTTCCCTAAATCCTAGTATCTCACGCTCCGTTTGTTTCgatgtaaaatatttgcaaaggtaaaatattttacatgtaaaatatttgcaggaaaatattttcattttacagtATTTGGCAATGtatatgaaaatgttgtgtaaaatattttccagtgTTTGACACAACGtaaaatggaaataaaaaaacCGGTAAAATGAAAACTCAGAATCAGCAATCAATATTCAAATACTAACTCAATCATTCCATCCGTATAGGCAAAGAAAGACACAAATTGCTTAAAGTCATATGTGGCAtctacaagaaaaagaaaaaaaaaaaagattctgaGCACATCATCAGTATAGGCAAAGAAAGAGAACAGTAGTCATTAAGGTGAAATATTCACGGTTTAAAAATGTTCTATGTACAAATTAACACTATGCAGAATAGTTTTAGCTAAAGAGTATGACTGGGGAAGCCATCATAATAATGCTTGTATGTATCATTGTTACTCACATTATTAGGAAGCCATCACTCATTCGATTCTGCCAAAGATGGCTCCTATTGTTTATCCGGGATGCTACTTTCTTGCCAGCTTTAGGAACTGAACCCAGCAATAAAATTATTAAcgacaagaaaagaaaaacgaaAAATCAATGCAGATTTAGTTGAGCATAAATGCATAAAATGATTACAGCTGGCCCATTTATGaacaattttctaaaatttaacaTTGTAAAGCTGGCCCTTAAGTCAAACTACTTCAATCATTCCATTTTACTTTTGACCTTCACCCCCTATACCATAACAGTATTCAATACTAACTCTACAATCTACTGACCATGAACCAGCAGAATTCAACTCAATATAATTGTTGCTTGGCAAAGGCATTCCATTCCAGGTACAAGCCCCTCCATAAAGGTTTCCCCCTACTACTTTTATAGAAGGTAAGTGCCAAATCACCACAACCTCAATCTGTGAAAATTTTCTGTAACCAACTCAATGGcctacaaaaattaataaagcagtaataaagaagagagagagagaatctgtTAGTATTTTCATTTAACAATCACCCCATTGTTAAATGAAAGCTCAGAATCAGCAGTCAATATTTCAACCTGATAGTTTAGGTAATCCAAGGAGAGTATCTTGTCCTTAATGGCCtatttcaaaatgaaagaaCCTGCAGAATATTTCCCAACCAATACAGCAGAACTTGCAAAATATATCTggaaaaaatataacattatcAAAATACTAATGAATCcaaaatataacattattcCATAATAACTCCAAAACATGTCAATCAGTGTTCCATAATTATTAATAACCTAAAGAATACCATGGTACCACTAACATGTTTCACACAACGTATCCAGCAACTTCAAGTTAGaaggttttgttgaaaaatttctCCAACCAAAGCTTTCTCATCCTATCATTTTTAGCCATAAAGGCCCTTCCTGCCTTTTCATCATTAACCAAATGATCAAAAGCTTCATCAAGCATGTCTTCTTCAAAGCCTTCAACATTCATCACTACTTTATGAAGCTCATTTGTATTAACTGGGCCATGACTCAGAGCTGTAACAGCTACTGCAATCTGTTTGAGTTGTTCAGTCATCTCACTAAAAGGACTATCTTCATTCATAGCTGCATAAGTTCTCTTTCTATGGCTCCTTCCCTTAGATGAAGTTCCATTGGAAGCTTCATGGGCATCTTTTGGCAACGTATCAGTGTCACCTTCAAATTCTGGATTTTGGATGTCATTTTGTGGGGTCTCATTTTCAACCAATGGAGAATGTTCACTCCATTGCTTTGAAAAGCCACCGGTTGCCATGTCCTTACCAACAACAATAGCCATCTCATCATactgttcaatttttttatttaaataaggcGCATGAGCGGGATGAGCCTGTTCAAAGAAATATGACAATGTCAATAAATTGGAtgatttaatataataaatgtataaaatgaaactcatttatataaatttcataCCAGCACTTCAGCATCATAAGTTTGCTTGTCACATGTGATCATTTTCAAATTATCATCCCAACCAAATCCACTTTTTTTTCGAATATCCTGAACGAGTTTCCACTCTTTTCTAACCGTACGAAGGCGGTTATGCACATGTGATGCATGACACTCTACATTAAACTTCACACCAATTTCTTTTGCCACTTTGTCAAGGGATTGAGGCTTATATTTGTTTGAGGGCTTGTTGCCTTGTTCAGCCTCAACAACCAACATTTTAAATAGCATGTCACACATTGGTTGTGTCCACCTAAGTTGAGTTCCTGATTCTTTCCCCTTGTTCTTGGACATTGCTATAGTCAAAAGGACAATCTAATGAATCACAACCATTatgataataacaatataaaacattattacaaaaataaaaattgaaactatggaacaaaaaattcatcatcaaaaaacaatgcaatgccaTGTTGACTTGAACTTGAGGAaccaaataacaattttaactGTTTCCCcacaaaaatattcaattattacattttaaaaagtaTACAAGATATCCACTTATGCTTTGTTAGCAACCAAATACAAAGCCAAATAAAGTTGACAGCACCTAATCATAGAAAGCTGTAATACATCATCAACAAATAACTCCAAACAGTTTGGACTGAATAAATTTATGCATGTCTCCTAATTATGTAGTCAGCCCACATTGCTTGACATATCTCATCCCTCTTATTATTCCATTCTCTACTTTCCACTATAGCTTCGCGTCGGCTAGGTTGGACTCGATCACTAGACTCTGTCTCAAATGTTCCATCTTGCATAATTGGGTCATTAGGATCAACCCCCATGATGTGATTGTGAATAACACCACATGCTAAAACTACATCCACTTGTGTATTAAAAGACCAAAATGGTTCTGCATCCAAGACACGAAAACGTTTTTTTATAACTCCAAACCCTCGCTCAATGGTAGTTCGCAACGAAGAATGACGAAGGTTGAataattcttttgcattttcaGGTGGATGATCACTAGCTCTTTCAAATGATATCGAACACTTCGATAAGGAGACAAGATTCCAGGTCTATTTCCATAACCGGCATcaccaagataatatttacctacaaattatgaatcaattttttttttaaaaaaattccagcATAAAACCAAACATAAAGGCTAGTTATCTATATAATACCTTCTGGAATTTTAAGTCCCCTTGGTCTACTAAGTGCATCATTTAAAATACGAGAATCATGAGCACTGCCTTCCCAACCAGCTAACATATAGGTGAATCTTAAGTCAAACGAAACTGCAGCTAACACATTTTGTGTTGTCCCCCCCTTTCGACCACGAAACCTTccttggatttcaattggaacAGATGCACGGACATGAGTTCCATCAATTGCTCCCACACAATCCTAATGATGACCAATATTAAGTAATGTTCATTTCAAAAACcacctaacaaataaaaaaacaacaaacaaaatttgaaaagtttacCTTAAAGTAAGGATAAAACCTTCTACTATTCCTTATCTCTGGAGGTGTAGAGTTGTCAGATAATCTAACAACATGCCTATATAACTGCAAAACTGCTTTAAggacaattttaaaatatcgaTAAGCTGTCTCAATCGATCTATGGAACCTGGCAGCAACGACTCGAAACCTAACATTATGGCCAATAATATGCAAAAACATCAACACCTGCTTTGTAACAGACATGTAGATAGTCTCACGTACCAAATTTCTCTCAACAAGAATTCTACATAATTCATAGAAAGCTACAGGTCTCATTCTTATCATAAAACTGCAACGTGCGTCACCTCGATGAAGAATATCACTTATAAAACCTTCTCTTTCATAATCCCGGTTCACATGAGGTTGCCTAATTATAAATCTCCTAGACCTAATATCTTCTAATATTATAGCTCCCACAGCAAGGACAGATGCAACTGTGGCAAGAACTGCTGCTTGAATTTTTTGGTTATCCATCTACATAACAAAACCAAGATAATGGGctcttttaacttttcttttgccacacaaaactaaaacaaaatagaaaaagccaacaacacaaccaaaaagCAGAGGCAGCAACCAAATAAGTGATCAAAGGTGAGTGGTTGTAGATTTTTGATGGCCCTGTATCCTTTAAAATATCACAACCACATTACCCTTAACCAATGAATCCTTCACCTTACATATATTTACGAAGAAATGAACATAAGACCACAGTTGAGAAAAGTAAGCTGGCCCATTTAAGAACAAATCAATTATAACCTACTCTTGTGGCCAATCATATACAAAATATagcaaaacccaaaatctcAGAATTTTTACAAAAGCCACTAGATTTATATCTTATggcaaacccaaaatcaagcaATCATCCAGTTTAACAACCGTGCCCAGAACAATGCAAAACCAATTATATAACACACATCCAGTTGCTAACAAAACGtacaaaatcaaagaataaaTGGAAGCAAATGTTTCTATTATaaatgcttcaaaaaaaaaaaaaaaaaacccatatatTTGCCTAAATCAGTTGTACTCTAACCCCACTGATCACCAATCCATTTTtagattgaaaaattcaaacagGCATGCACATAGTATTAACTAAAAATCAACAGCCCCAACCTCCCCTGCCAGTGGACTCTACTCACTCCCCGTTCCAACATCCTTACTCTtgcagattatcaaaaaaactaaaaatcaacaGAACAttgcaaattatcaaaaaaaaaaaaaaaaaaaacccagaaacacgGAAACATTGCAGATTTTAAGTAATACATtgtagattatcaaaaaaaaaaaaaaaaaaaaaaaaaaaaaaaaaaaaaaaaaaaaaaaaaaaactaaaaatcaaaaaagttaCATAATCGAACACAATATTGTTACATTGCATTGGCCAATGAACCAAATCATTGAACTTAAATGTCTTTAGAAAAGTTAACACTCAATATAGTCATGTGGTTGATTCAATTGAAAAACCCAGAAACACAAAAACCCAGAGAAGGGTTAGAGACAACCCAGAAGCGAGCACAAAAGCCATTTTGTTgaaaaacccagaaacaaaaCCATACGACACACCAGATCGAACAGAAAACCCAGAGAAGGGTTAGAGATGAAgaaaaacgaaaagaaaaggagaaatcTAATCTAAAAAGGCAGAAAAGTACCTGGTTTTGCCGGTGATGGGCGGCGCCGGCGGAAGCTGGAGCTGGCCGGTGGTGTCTTGGACCTTGAAGCCGGAGATTGGAGGGAGAGGGGACCGAAGGTGGCTGggttttttggagagaaatctGAGAGGGTGGCTGGATGTTTTTGGAGAGATATATGAGAGGAGAGTTTTAGCGCGAAAGTGAGGGAGTGATAAGTATCGGGGTGTGAGGAAGTagcaaatgtaaaatgttttcccaaaattttaagcgtaaaatatt of Quercus lobata isolate SW786 chromosome 8, ValleyOak3.0 Primary Assembly, whole genome shotgun sequence contains these proteins:
- the LOC115957081 gene encoding stemmadenine O-acetyltransferase-like — protein: MMKVEVTIISKETIKPSSLTLHHLKPYKLTLLDQVTPATYVPTVFFYPMTNLNLDMSQIIAQLKTSLSVTLNIFYPFSGNIKDNLFIHEFDTGVPFLEARVNCSMSEFLKHLETDLLSLFVPYHAFCKGTNTTIGQMAVQLNLFDCGGIAIGLSCSHKVADASTASIFLHSWAATFTRSPEKVIHPNFFEGSIMFPPRDSLPQKYIATMENLWFKEGDYVTRRFVFHEKAIATLRSKAKSELVPKPTRTEALTCFIWKHCMAASKAKSVGLKNKSMTILVQAVNLRTRMKPHLSDASTGNIFWWAPAAVDLAMEEKELHELVGLVNESIAGFDSDSADSLQGDEGFLAFSNVFDQLEDMFSAEPKPDVCAVTCWLRFFNDIDFGWGKPFWVGIMGKVGPAFRNLIIFSETPWGDGTEAWVTLEEKEMAILENDPEFLACASLNPSISRSVCFDVKYLQR
- the LOC115955781 gene encoding uncharacterized protein At2g29880-like; translated protein: MLAGWEGSAHDSRILNDALSRPRGLKIPEAMSKNKGKESGTQLRWTQPMCDMLFKMLVVEAEQGNKPSNKYKPQSLDKVAKEIGVKFNVECHASHVHNRLRTVRKEWKLVQDIRKKSGFGWDDNLKMITCDKQTYDAEVLAHPAHAPYLNKKIEQYDEMAIVVGKDMATGGFSKQWSEHSPLVENETPQNDIQNPEFEGDTDTLPKDAHEASNGTSSKGRSHRKRTYAAMNEDSPFSEMTEQLKQIAVAVTALSHGPVNTNELHKVVMNVEGFEEDMLDEAFDHLVNDEKAGRAFMAKNDRMRKLWLEKFFNKTF